In Corynebacterium aquilae DSM 44791, the genomic stretch GGCAGACCTTAGAAACATTGCTCCCACAACCCCACGCACGCAACCCCTGCCGGGTATCACACGCACATGGTTTAGCCAACATCCGCGTTCGCTCGCCACTACTAACGGAATCACTATTGTTTTCTCTTCCTACGGGTACTGAGATGTTTCACTTCCCCGCGTAACCTCCACACACCCTATGTATTCAGATGCAGGTGACCGCCCATAACGACGGCCGGGTTTCCCCATTCGGACATCCTCGGATCAACGCTTGATTGACAACTCCCCGAGGCTTAACGCAGCCTTCCACGTCCTTCATCGGCTTAGTGTGCCAAGGCATCCACCGTGTGCCCTTACAACACACAACACAAAAAATGGTCACTAGATACTTGACAATCACCAACACACACCAACAAGTAGTGCGTGCTGGCAGCAAACAAAAAGAATATAAGAAATTACATACAAAACAACCAACACACACAACCATTACAAGGCCATGCGCATCAACCGTTTGATGCTCGCGTCCACTATACAGTTCACAAACAACACACACCCCACCACCAACCACCACAGCACAACACAGTTGCGCCACAACAGCCACCAGCAAGGCGTCACACACGAGCACAAATGCCCGAGACACCCAACAGTGCACCAACATACAAATCAAAGGTTTTCTACAGCGTCTTCACCATGCAATAAACGTGTGCTTCCACGTCAAAAAAATCAAACAGTCACACACAACAAACAAACCAAACACCAACAAAACAGTGCCGGCCGGTGTGCAACCAGCAAAATAATAATGCTCCTTAGAAAGGAGGTGATCCAGCCGCACCTTCCGGTACGGCTACCTTGTTACGACTTCGTCCCAATCGCCGATCCCACCTTCGACAGCTCCCCCCACAAGGGTTGGGCCACTGGCTTCGGGTGTTACCAACTTTCATGACGTGACGGGCGGTGTGTACAAGGCCCGGGAACGTATTCACCGCAGCGTTGCTGATCTGCGATTACTAGCGACTCCGACTTCATGGGGTCGAGTTGCAGACCCCAATCCGAACTGAGGCCGGCTTTCAGCGATTAGCTCACCCTCACAGGCTCGCGACGCGTTGTACCGACCATTGTAGCATGTGTGAAGCCCTGGACATAAGGGGCATGATGATTTGACGTCATCCCCACCTTCCTCCGAGTTGACCCCGGCAGTCTCTCATGAGTCCCCACCATAACGTGCTGGCAACATAAGACAAGGGTTGCGCTCGTTGCGGGACTTAACCCAACATCTCACGACACGAGCTGACGACAACCATGCACCACCTGTATACAAGCCACAAGGGAAACTACATCTCTGCAGCGATCCTGTATATGTCAAGCCCAGGTAAGGTTCTTCGCGTTGCATCGAATTAATCCACATGCTCCGCCGCTTGTGCGGGCCCCCGTCAATTCCTTTGAGTTTTAGCCTTGCGGCCGTACTCCCCAGGCGGGGCGCTTAATGCGTTAGCTACGGCACAGAAACCGTGGAAGGTCCCTACACCTAGCGCCCACCGTTTACGGCATGGACTACCAGGGTATCTAATCCTGTTCGCTACCCATGCTTTCGCTCCTCAGCGTCAGTTACTGCCCAGAGACCTGCCTTCGCCATCGGTGTTCTTCCTGATATCTGCGCATTTCACCGCTACACCAGGAGTTCCAGTCTCCCCTACAGCACTCAAGTTATGCCCGTATCGCCTGCACGCCCGGAGTTAAGCCCCGGAATTTCACAGACGACGCGACAAACCACCTACGAGCTCTTTACGCCCAGTAATTCCGGACAACGCTCGCACCCTACGTATTACCGCGGCTGCTGGCACGTAGTTAGCCGGTGCTTCTTATCAAGGTACAGTCACTAGCAAGCTAGCTTCGTCCCTCGCGAAAGAGGTTTACAACCCGAAGGCCGTCATCCCTCACGCGGCGTCGCTGCATCAGGCTTGCGCCCATTGTGCAATATTCCCCACTGCTGCCTCCCGTAGGAGTCTGGGCCGTGTCTCAGTCCCAATGTGGCCGTACACCCTCTCAGGCCGGCTACCCGTCGACGCCTTGGTAGGCCATTACCCCACCAACAAGCTGATAGGCCGCGGGCTCATCCTGAACCGAAAAAACTTTCCACCACACACACTAAAGTGCGGTCCTATCCGGTATTAGACCCAGTTTCCCAGGCTTATCCCAGAGTTCAGGGTAGATCACCCACGTGTTACTCACCCGTTCGCCACTCGAGTACCCAAGCAAGCTTGGGCCTTTCCGTTCGACTTGCATGTGTTAAGCACGCCGCCAGCGTTCGTCCTGAGCCAGGATCAAACTCTCCACAAAAAATCAGACATAAAATCCACTAATCAAAGTGCAAGAGTCCAAAACCTGAACAAAACAAACAACCAGCACACAACACACAAAAAACTGCGCATCATGTTCTAATGTTGTTGAATCCAAAAATTACATGAACAAAAACCAGACCCCATCCCGACGGGGATAAGCGGGGCCCGGCAACAAATTTTCTACAAAACCTGTCAATCCGTTCACATGAAAAAACTGTCACCACAAAAACAGTGGTGTTAAAGGGACAAGCAGCCCCCGACAGCACACACATGAAAAGACCAACTGTAAAAAACAAGTACATTGGTACACTATTGAGTTCTCAAACATCGTGCGCACAAAGTCAACTAGTAGCTTGTGTTAATCAGCTACTTGCTGTTCTTTGGCGTGATTTCGTCAGGCTGTTTTCTTACCGCCACTCAAGCTCTTGGCCGGGGCGTTGTCGGTCGCGCTGACTCGTTATAAGTTACACACCTCCAGGCAACTACACAACTCTGCAGGTCAAAGCGCATTTTTTAGCTCCTCGTTTAAGTGTTGTTTGCGTGTTTTTAACGCGCACTTCGCTTCAACCGCCTTTTCCCCTGGCTGCTTCGCGTCTATATCCCAGACCTGCATGCCGCCCTCCCGCTAGTTCGTTGAATGCCTTGGCTCTCAACGCAGGATTCTTCCCTTAAAGCTGCTTGTCTTTCGGGCGCCTTCACTAATCACCCCAGCCCCTAATGCGCTGCCACTGTTTCACAGCACTCTTTCAATGCTTCGTCATCCCCCTAGATACCCGCATCATCCCCACCCCTGTGCCCGTGCTTGCCCGCGCTAGCTGAGTACCGCACCCCATAACTTCCTAATTTCCGAAGGCAGTCTTATTGGTGCTGCTGTAGTCCCCCGCCGTGCTTGTGCGGCCACCTGGGCGTGTCAGGGCCTGCACCTAAAGACACATAGATCTCATAGGACTTGGAAGGACTGAGAACCTCGCGCGCTTCCAAGGATCTCCCCTCGGAGGAAGCTAGTGGCGCAAAGCCGTAAACATTGCATCTGAAAGCACTGCATCTATTGCCGGAACCGCCAAGCCGTTTTAGTCGCCTTGGGAGCTGTGAATTGCGGAATCCACGCTGATTCACGCGGACCCACGCACTCATCTAGAAGGCCACTTTCCCACGTTTCCCAACCCTTATTGCCGCCGACGCCCACAACAACAAGCTGAAAAGGCTGACCAAAAACTTCCCTCGCCTGCCAGAAGACGCCCAATCTTCTGTGAAGTTTCTTCAGCACCCCTCAACCCCAGTGCGCTGATGCCGGATTTCAGGCACACTGTAGAACACAACTGATTATTTAGAACCTAACTGAAACGGATACATAGGAGCCATGCTTGAACGCACACAGGTTTACGTCGATACCTCTTATTTGCTTGCCAGCTTTTACAACTCATGGGCAACAGGAGCACGAGCCCAACTAGAAATCGATTTACCCGCGGTCGTCGCCACCTTAGGCGGCATGATCGAAGAACAACTCGGACAACCAATCCAACGCCAACTCTGGTACGACGGCATCCCCGACTCTGGCCCGCACCGTTATCAGCGGGCCTTGCGCACGTGTGATGGCGTCCAACTCCGCGCTGGGCAGCTCATCGAATGGGGCGAACGACGCACCCAAAAAGCCGTCGACACCCGCCTAGTGGCCGACATGGTGGTCGCAGGTTTACGCCGCCAATGCAGCGATATCGTCCTGGTCAGCGGCGACGCCGACATGATCCCCGGCGTGCAGGAAGCAACAGCAGCCGGCATTCGCGTGCATCTTTACGGCTTCGGTTGGGACTCCATGTCCTCCGCACTGCGCCACGCCTGCGATTCCACGATGATCCTCGACCCGCGCGAAGACTTCCGCGACTGCATGCAGCTGCAGGTCCTGGAAGGACCGCTACCGCCGAACATCCCAACAAAACCGATCGGCGATGCAGAACCCATTGACGAGGTCGGGCCTACCTCCGTTCCCTCCCTGGTTCCCAAACCGGACAAAAAGGACGAACAGTCCGACGCTGATAGCTGCGAAGCCGACACCACTAGCGAGGAACTTTCCAACTCCGGCAGTGGCGAACAATCGCAAGCGCAAGACATCGCACCCGACGCGGTCGAGAACAGCGCAAACCCTTCGGATACCAGTGATGCCAACAACCAGGCAGCCGCCTCCGAGGGCCCCGCAGCAGCCGCAGCTACCGACCCCGGTGTAGCAGGAGAATCCGAAAAGGAGGAGGGCGACAACGGCGAAAACACGGCCAGCCCCGCCGCGCCACAAACACCGACGCCGCCCAGCCCAGCCACCCTGGCCGCGCAACAGCCCACCGGCCCCGCAGCCGCCGGGGCCCAGGCAGCAGACGCTGCCGCCGCGCGACCAAAACCCGCGCCAACACCGGCAACCGCCGCCTCCCGCAGCATGTCCGTCACCGCGCAACAAACCCGCCTCTCGGTGCGCGCCGACTCCAACGGCATCCGCGCCGAAGAAGAAACCGTCGTCGAACGGATCTCCGTCTCCCGGGGCGAACCCACCATGCCGGGCAAACCCGACCAGCCGGTCAACAGCCCCAGCGCCCGAGACTCCATCTCCCAAGACACCAAACACGAGCAAGAGCGTCATCTCGCGATGAACGACTCCGAAAACACTCGACCCGATGCCGTGGCAGATGACGAGCGCGAAACCCAACCGGCCCCCAAAAAGCCGGCCCCCAGCCCCTCCATGATGGCCCCCCGCCGCAAACTGCGGTCCCGCTACGTCCCCCTCCCCAATGAGGTATGGGCCTCCGCCGGGTTTCAAACACCCTACGACGTGGGACAACAGTACGCGACTTGGTGGTACACCAACGCCGCCACCGCCGAACAACGCGACAACGCACACCTCCTCTGCGGCGGTGGCCTACCCCCCGAAGTAGACCGCCCGCTACTGCAATTCGCGTGCGAAACCCTCCACGAATACACGCTCAACGAATCCCAACGCGTCGCACTACGCGACGGATTCCACTCCGGTATTCGAGCAGTCCTCCTCCACCGGGACAGCAACTAACACACGAACCAACGCACAAGCTGGGGCCTGCCGACAACCCACGTCGGCAGGCCCCAACTCCTATCAGCAGCCCAAGCCCGGAATAAGCCCCAAAGACACGTGGCCCCACACGCGACAAACGTGTGGGGCCACACCGCTCGGTCACACCCAGCGGGCAAAAAACTACTTCTTATCGGTGCTTTCGGAATCTTCCTCAACCTCAGCGTCCTCAACCCCGGCACCATCCTTGCCGGCACCAGAAGTCAACTCGCCGGCCTTAGCCGCACCCAGCTGAGCGCGAATCTCCTCCAAACGAGCCGAAGCCTTCAAATCATTACCCGACTTCACAATGCCCGCCATCTGATCACCAATGGTGGACTCCACCAGCTCCTGGGCACCCAAAGCGTTAGCGTAACGAGCCTCAATCTTCGCACGCACCGAATCCAACGTCGGAACCGAATCATCGACGCTGAGCTGCTGCATACGATCATCAGCCGCCATCGTCGCTTCCTGCATATTGGCCTGAGTCACCTGGCCACGCAGCTTCTCCGCCTCAGCCAAAGTCTCCTTCAACCGGGCATCAGACTCCGCCACCTGCTTCTGCGCCTGCTCGGCAGCAGAGACCGCAGCCTTATGCGCAGCCACCGTCTCCTCAAGCTGCTGCTCCACAGAGACCAACTGAGACGCAAAAATCTCCGCAGTATGCGCCAAATCCACAGACTTCGACTCATCCCCACTGGCAGCAGCCTGATCAGCGGCATTCAAAGCCTGACGAGCCTGATCCTCAAGCCGATCACGATCAGCACGCATACGATCCAGCTTCATCTCCAGCTGATGACGATTGCCCGCCATCACGGCGGCCTGATCGAAAATCTTCTGATGCTGAGCCTTCGCAGCACTAACCGCCTGCGAAATCTGCACCTCCGGAGAAGCGTTCTCGTCGATCGCCTGCTCCATAGCAGCAGTCAGGTACTTCCAGCCCTTGACGAACGGGTTCGGCATAAGGATGCTCGCCTTCTGCCCCTCCGCGAAACGCGGCAGGAGCGGCTCGTGCACGACAAACAACTTCAGCAGGAAACTCCCTCAAAAGCGTCGTGCATCGGATCACGGTCACGCCACCCAGCCCGCAACGCCCCAACCACAAAACTATGGTTGGCAGCGCTGAAACTGTGCAGCACTTTCTACATCACAACCTTAGCCACTAATGGCATGGGGTGAAAGGGCTAACACACCCCCCAGTGCGACATAAGCCACAAAAAATCCAGTACAGATAAAAAACTCCCCCCGGGAAAACCCGAGGGGAGCCAGTCGAACACCACAGCACAAACAGCTGTGGCCTCATTCATCATTCATCGCGGGCCTAAGAACAAACCTTTAGAACTCCACCCCAACCGGGGAAAAGCCCGACAGCGGCGAAAGCGCAAACTAAAACCCGCACACCGCGCACGACCGAAGCTCAGGCTCCAGCCCCACGGCCAGCCAAAACTTAGGCCTGCTCATCGCCTTGCTGCGCAGCAATCTGAGCGCGCACATCCTCCATATCAAGGGCCGCCACCTGGGAGTACAAATCCTCCAGTGCAGCAGCCGGAAGAGCGCCAGCCTCGCGGTACACCAGGATGCCATCGCGGAACACCATCAAGGTGGGAATGGACTGGATCTGCAGAGCAGCAGCCAAACCCTGGTTCGCCTCGGTATCCAGCTTGGCGAAAGTTGCCTCCGGGTGCGCGTCAGAGACCTTCTCAAAGATGGGGCCGAACTGGCGGCACGGGCCACACCAGGAAGCCCACGCGTCGACGAGGACAATGCCCTCCTTGGTAACAAGATCCTGGAAAGTGTCTTCAGTGACGTTGATCGTTGCCATGGTTTCTCAAACTCCTTGCGTATCGCTTTGTCTAAGTCCGGGGCGCCTAAGCACCCGCGGGATTGCCCACAGCCTACCGACGACGCCTCCACTTCGGGCGAAGATCGACAAGCACATGTGGTTTTTATCAGGCGTGCTGCCTTCATGAGCAGTCAACAGAACACGCAAAGTTTCTATTCCCCACAAAGGGTTTACCGCCAATAAAACCGCCCAAGCCAACCCCCATCCAACCCGAAAATGAAACGCATCGCTGCAGTTAAAGGGCTACTTTTGCGGAAAGGGGCGAAAATCACATCACAGATTCAGCATTTATGGTGCGGGGCTAAAGACAGGGGCGAAATAGCTAACTACGGTTGGGTGTTATATCGTGTTGCCGCTGAACAATCGACAACCCCCAATCCACCCCTAAAAAGGGTGAAGTTGTGAGGTTCGTAGTTCTTCAGCCGCAATGGGTTTCCTCCCTTGCCGATACCGCAGCGGTATTCAACGCTTCGGCGCTCTGACCACAGCCTGTGGGAAGAGATCTACACATCAGCGAAGCCCACTATCCACTACGAGAATAGGCATCTGTGACATGGTTAAGAACTACAAAGTAAACGGCATGACCTGCGACCACTGCGCCATGAGCGTGACGGAAGAGATCGAAGAGATCGTCGGCGCCCAGGTCGTCAACATCGATGTTCCCTCCGGCATGGTCACCGTATCCGGTGAGGACGTCTCCGACATCGACATCGCAGCCGCCATCAAGGAAGCCGGCTTCGAACTCGACGAGTCCTAACAGCACTCACCCCCGCAGCCCGCAACTCACGGGCTATAGGACAAAATGTGTGTCTGCACGGCGTGTCGTGGATATAGGACAAAAAGTGTGTCCGGTTTTAGCGGGGTTGGCCTTTTCGGATTCCTATAGAGTGGGTCTAGCCGGTGTCGATACCGGTGTCGTATTCGGCAGGAGCTCCAGTGGGGTTGCTGTCGGTTAGTGCTTCGGTGACTGTTTTAACTTTGGCGAGTTCGTGAGTCCCGAAGTCGTGTTGCCTGGCGATTTCTATGAGGTCGCCAGGCTTTTTCGTTCTGCTTAGCAGCCACCATTCGCAGAGTTTTCTTTGGCGTTCTGCGGGTAGTCCTCTGTGTGCGTGCAGCAGTGCTTTCAAGGGGCTGTTGATGCCGCCTTCTAGGCTGTTGGTGCTGGATTGGTAGATCGCCTCGTAGATGGTGTCGGGGCTGTCGGTGTCTGTGCCGATGACCGCGATGGATTGTTCGATGAAGGCGAACAGGTGGTTTCGCCGGGTTTGTTCCATCAGGATGCGGTGGGCGCTGCGTGCACGGTCGTGGGTGTACCAGTAGTGCTTGTTTTTCCTTTTGTTGTTGGGGATAAGCACTTTGGGGCAGCTGTCGATGTAGGTTTTTTCATCCAGCCAGTCGCGGTATTGGTTGCTGACCTGGTGAAAGAGAGTGACCCATTGTGCTGCTTGTTGGTTGTTGGTGACTTTCAGCAGTTTTAGCGATAGGGCGCGTAGGGCTTTGCCGCAGTTGGATTGGGGGCGTGTTGTGACGTATCGCTGGACGTTGCGTTTGATGTGGATCAGGCAGCGTTGGATGTGGGTGTGGGCTTGTGGGGTGGCTGGATCGTTTGGGAAGACGTCGTTGATTGCTGATAGTGCGGCATTGCACCCATCTGTGGTGATCAGTCGGGGGCGTTGGATTCGGTGGAGGAGGTGTTGGTATGCCCGGGTGTTTTCGCTGTGCGACCAGTGCCAGGTCAGTACTTTGTTGGTGGTTGATGCGATGAGCAGGCATTGCTGTTTGTTGAAGTAGGTGGCGTCGATAAAGACTTGTTCGTCGTAGTTGTTGTCGCCTGTGGGGGTGGGGATGGGGATGAGCCAGAAAGGTTCGAACCAGCGTTGTAGTGTGCGTCGGCTGAGTTGGTGGTGGCGGGCGAAGTCTGCCAGTGATTGGGTGGATTGGACCCAGGACAAAAACAGTGTGAAGCGAACGAGTTGTGTGTGGGCTGTATTTGTTTGTGTGAAGGAGTGTCCGCAGTGTTTGCAGCGCCATCGTTGGCGGTTTTTGCTGGTTGAGCCGTTTTTCTTTGTGGGTGATTGGCAGATGGGGCAAGTAGGTGATGTTGGCATTTACCCCGCATACCACATGTTGTTTGAAAAACGGGGATATTTGACCTGAGGCTGGTTTAGCTCCTTGTCAGGAGATGAAAAACGCCTTTATCGCAGGTCAGCACCTAAAAAAACGTACTTACAGACACACTTTTTGTCCTATAGCCCCAACTCACACCCACCCCGTGAGCTGCGGGCTGCTTCGCTATGCGCCACAACCACCAGCCCACACAAACCATGTCCCCCTCGATGGCATCGGGTGCTTCTTATGCCAGGCTAGGGAGTGACAGTGCGTGTGTAAGACACCGCCTTGCACCGACTTCGGTGCAGTTCACGAAATGAAACCGCCCCACTTCTTGTTAGAGCTAGCGTGAGTACCCCAAAGCCTGATTCTGCTTCATCCACAACACTTCCCACCCCCGATGGGTCGCAGTTGACCGCCATCGACCTCAAAGTGTCGGGGATGACCTGCACTTCGTGTTCCTCCCGAGTGCAGCGGAAATTAGGCAAGTTGGATGATGTGCAGGCCGCGGTGAACTTCGCGACCAACACCGCCCACGTCGTCTACGATCCGGCGAAAATCTCCGTCGCGCAACTGATCGACACCGTGGAAAAGGCAGGCTACTCGGCCGAAGAAATAGGCGAAGATCCCACCGGCGGTGAAGATGAACACGCCGACGATGGGTTGAAGCGCCGCCTGGCCGTCGCCGCGGTGCTGGGGGTACCGGTGATGGTGCTGTCGATGGTGCCGGCCGCCCAGTTCGACTACTGGCAGTGGGTGTGTCTCGCACTGGCGCTGCCGGTGTATTTCTACTCCGGGTGGCCCTTCCACAAGGCAGCTGTCGTCAACCTGCGGCATGGCGCCTTCACCATGGACACCCTGATCTCTTTAGGAACCACCGCGGCACTGGCGTGGTCACTGGTTGCCCTGCTTTTCGGGCACGCCGGGCAAGCGGGCATGCGAATGGACATGTCTTTTACGGCCCGGGCATCCCACGGCGGGCTGGGGGAGATTTATCTGGACTCAGTGGCCATGATCATCGTCTTCTTGCTGATCGGCCGACTGCTGGAGCACCGCGCCAAGCGGCGCTCCTCCTCCGCGTTGGAAGAACTGCTAAAAGTGCGGGTACAGGAAGTCACCCTGGCAGACGGGCGCACCATAGACGCGAAGCTGTTGATGCCCGGCCAGGAATTCATCGTCCGCCCAGGTGCCAATATCGCCACCGACGGGGTCGTCGTGTCCGGGGAGTCGAGTGTCGACGAATCAATGCTGACTGGCGAGTCCGTGCCGGTCGATAAGCAGCCCGGTGACGAAGTCACTGGCGGCACGGTGAATACGACCGGTTCGTTGGTGGTGCGCGCAGAAAAGGTGGGGCGGGATACCGTGCTGTCCCAGATGGGGGAGTTGGTCAGCCAAGCCCAAATGGGCAAAGCGCCGGTCCAGCGCCTAGTGGACCGGATTTCCCAAGTGTTTGTGCCGGTGATTTTGGGCATCGCCGCAATAACGCTGGTGGCACACCTGCTGGTGGGGGCGGATGTGGCGTCGGCGTTTGCGGCCGCTGTCGCGGTGATCGTTGTGGCGTGCCCGTGCGCCCTGGGGTTGGCCACCCCAACGGCCTTGCTGGTGGGCACTGGTCGCGGCGCCCAGTTGGGGTTGTTGATTAAAGGCCCGGAAGTGTTGGAGTCGACGCGTCGAGTTGATGTGGTGGTGTTGGACAAGACAGGCACGGTGACCTCGGGCCAGATGGCCGTGGTGGCGTCGAGTTCGGATACCGCGGTGGTGGCGGCCGCCGCCGTTGAAT encodes the following:
- a CDS encoding heavy metal translocating P-type ATPase; this encodes MSTPKPDSASSTTLPTPDGSQLTAIDLKVSGMTCTSCSSRVQRKLGKLDDVQAAVNFATNTAHVVYDPAKISVAQLIDTVEKAGYSAEEIGEDPTGGEDEHADDGLKRRLAVAAVLGVPVMVLSMVPAAQFDYWQWVCLALALPVYFYSGWPFHKAAVVNLRHGAFTMDTLISLGTTAALAWSLVALLFGHAGQAGMRMDMSFTARASHGGLGEIYLDSVAMIIVFLLIGRLLEHRAKRRSSSALEELLKVRVQEVTLADGRTIDAKLLMPGQEFIVRPGANIATDGVVVSGESSVDESMLTGESVPVDKQPGDEVTGGTVNTTGSLVVRAEKVGRDTVLSQMGELVSQAQMGKAPVQRLVDRISQVFVPVILGIAAITLVAHLLVGADVASAFAAAVAVIVVACPCALGLATPTALLVGTGRGAQLGLLIKGPEVLESTRRVDVVVLDKTGTVTSGQMAVVASSSDTAVVAAAAVESASEHPIARAIVHAGANNDVALPPVSGFEAVVGEGVRARLSAADAAALGCEVNTAKGEVLISVGRPVSPAAVAALDEYPGSTVVEVCADDAPLGWIAVADQVKPSSAAGVAELRALGLVPHLLTGDNAATAEAVAREVGIDEVVAGVRPEEKLAYIRQLQDAGHVVAMVGDGMNDAAALAEADLGLAMAGGTDVAMAASDITLMRGDVRAAATAIRLSRATLRTIKGNLVWAFGYNVLLVPVAAFGLLNPMWAGLAMACSSVFVVTNSLRLRRFRAIA
- a CDS encoding NYN domain-containing protein, which codes for MLERTQVYVDTSYLLASFYNSWATGARAQLEIDLPAVVATLGGMIEEQLGQPIQRQLWYDGIPDSGPHRYQRALRTCDGVQLRAGQLIEWGERRTQKAVDTRLVADMVVAGLRRQCSDIVLVSGDADMIPGVQEATAAGIRVHLYGFGWDSMSSALRHACDSTMILDPREDFRDCMQLQVLEGPLPPNIPTKPIGDAEPIDEVGPTSVPSLVPKPDKKDEQSDADSCEADTTSEELSNSGSGEQSQAQDIAPDAVENSANPSDTSDANNQAAASEGPAAAAATDPGVAGESEKEEGDNGENTASPAAPQTPTPPSPATLAAQQPTGPAAAGAQAADAAAARPKPAPTPATAASRSMSVTAQQTRLSVRADSNGIRAEEETVVERISVSRGEPTMPGKPDQPVNSPSARDSISQDTKHEQERHLAMNDSENTRPDAVADDERETQPAPKKPAPSPSMMAPRRKLRSRYVPLPNEVWASAGFQTPYDVGQQYATWWYTNAATAEQRDNAHLLCGGGLPPEVDRPLLQFACETLHEYTLNESQRVALRDGFHSGIRAVLLHRDSN
- a CDS encoding IS1249 family transposase; this translates as MPTSPTCPICQSPTKKNGSTSKNRQRWRCKHCGHSFTQTNTAHTQLVRFTLFLSWVQSTQSLADFARHHQLSRRTLQRWFEPFWLIPIPTPTGDNNYDEQVFIDATYFNKQQCLLIASTTNKVLTWHWSHSENTRAYQHLLHRIQRPRLITTDGCNAALSAINDVFPNDPATPQAHTHIQRCLIHIKRNVQRYVTTRPQSNCGKALRALSLKLLKVTNNQQAAQWVTLFHQVSNQYRDWLDEKTYIDSCPKVLIPNNKRKNKHYWYTHDRARSAHRILMEQTRRNHLFAFIEQSIAVIGTDTDSPDTIYEAIYQSSTNSLEGGINSPLKALLHAHRGLPAERQRKLCEWWLLSRTKKPGDLIEIARQHDFGTHELAKVKTVTEALTDSNPTGAPAEYDTGIDTG
- a CDS encoding PspA/IM30 family protein, which produces MHEPLLPRFAEGQKASILMPNPFVKGWKYLTAAMEQAIDENASPEVQISQAVSAAKAQHQKIFDQAAVMAGNRHQLEMKLDRMRADRDRLEDQARQALNAADQAAASGDESKSVDLAHTAEIFASQLVSVEQQLEETVAAHKAAVSAAEQAQKQVAESDARLKETLAEAEKLRGQVTQANMQEATMAADDRMQQLSVDDSVPTLDSVRAKIEARYANALGAQELVESTIGDQMAGIVKSGNDLKASARLEEIRAQLGAAKAGELTSGAGKDGAGVEDAEVEEDSESTDKK
- a CDS encoding heavy-metal-associated domain-containing protein; its protein translation is MVKNYKVNGMTCDHCAMSVTEEIEEIVGAQVVNIDVPSGMVTVSGEDVSDIDIAAAIKEAGFELDES
- the trxA gene encoding thioredoxin, which codes for MATINVTEDTFQDLVTKEGIVLVDAWASWCGPCRQFGPIFEKVSDAHPEATFAKLDTEANQGLAAALQIQSIPTLMVFRDGILVYREAGALPAAALEDLYSQVAALDMEDVRAQIAAQQGDEQA